One stretch of Castor canadensis chromosome 12, mCasCan1.hap1v2, whole genome shotgun sequence DNA includes these proteins:
- the Prmt6 gene encoding protein arginine N-methyltransferase 6 codes for MSQTKKRKLESGGGGEGGEGAEEEDGGEQEAAVPRPRRSKRERDQLYYECYSDVSVHEEMIADRVRTDAYRLGILRNWAALRGKTVLDVGAGTGILSVFCAQAGARRVYAVEASAIWQQAREVVRLNGLEDRVHVLPGPVETVELPEQVDAIVSEWMGYGLLHESMLSSVLHARTKWLKEGGLLLPASAELFVAPISDQMLEWRLGFWSQVKQHYGVDMSCLESFATRCLMGHSEIVVQGLSGEDVLARPQRFAQLELARVGLEQELEAGVGGRFRCSCYGSAPMHGFAIWFQVTFPGGDSEKPLVLSTSPFHPATHWKQALLYLNEPVQVEQDTEVSGEIALLPSRDNPRRLHVQLRYKVGDQEEKTKDFAMED; via the coding sequence ATGTCGCAGACCAAGAAAAGAAAGCTTGAGTCGGGGGGCGGcggagaaggaggggagggagctgAAGAGGAAGATGGCGGGGAGCAGGAAGCGGCTGTGCCACGACCCCGGAGGAGTAAGCGCGAGCGAGACCAGCTGTACTACGAGTGCTACTCGGACGTGTCGGTCCACGAGGAGATGATCGCGGACCGCGTCCGCACCGACGCCTACCGCCTGGGCATCCTGCGCAACTGGGCCGCGCTACGAGGCAAGACGGTGCTGGACGTGGGCGCGGGCACCGGCATTCTGAGCGTCTTCTGTGCCCAGGCCGGAGCTCGGCGCGTGTACGCCGTGGAGGCCAGCGCCATCTGGCAACAGGCCCGGGAGGTGGTGCGGCTCAACGGGCTGGAGGACCGGGTGCACGTCCTGCCAGGCCCGGTGGAGACGGTGGAGTTGCCGGAGCAGGTGGACGCCATCGTGAGCGAGTGGATGGGCTACGGACTCCTGCACGAGTCAATGCTGAGCTCCGTGCTGCACGCGCGGACCAAGTGGCTGAAGGAGGGCGGGCTGCTTCTGCCGGCTTCGGCGGAGCTCTTCGTAGCCCCCATCAGCGACCAGATGCTGGAATGGCGCTTAGGCTTCTGGAGCCAGGTGAAGCAACACTACGGCGTGGACATGAGCTGCCTGGAGAGCTTCGCCACGCGCTGCCTCATGGGCCACTCGGAGATCGTGGTGCAGGGGCTGTCCGGCGAGGACGTGCTGGCCCGGCCGCAGCGCTTTGCTCAGCTCGAGCTGGCCCGAGTCGGCCTGGAGCAGGAGCTGGAGGCCGGGGTGGGCGGGCGCTTCCGCTGCAGCTGCTATGGCTCAGCGCCCATGCACGGCTTTGCCATCTGGTTCCAGGTGACCTTCCCGGGGGGGGACTCAGAGAAACCCCTGGTGCTGTCCACCTCGCCTTTCCACCCGGCCACGCACTGGAAGCAGGCTCTCCTCTACCTGAACGAGCCCGTGCAGGTGGAGCAAGATACTGAGGTGTCAGGAGAGATCGCTCTGCTGCCCTCCCGGGACAACCCTCGTCGCCTGCACGTGCAGCTGCGCTACAAAGTGGGGGACCAAGAGGAAAAGACCAAAGACTTTGCCATGGAGGACTGA